A window of Chryseobacterium shandongense genomic DNA:
TGTCCTTGAGGACGGTTTCCTTGTGTACCACCTTGGTTATTGTTTCCAAAACGGTTTCCGCCTTGTCCACTCTGCCCTTGAGGACGGTTTCCACCTTGTCCACCCTGACCTTGCGGACGGTTTCCTTGCTGATTATTATTTCCGCCTTGCTGATTATTGTTTCCGCCTTGTGGGTTTTGACCAGGCTTTTCAATTCTCTTTCTTTTCTTTTTAGCACCAGCTCCTTGTTTAGGGGCAAACTGCGTCAAGTCGATTTTCTCACCAACAATCTTAGGGCCGTCAAGTTTTTGATAAACGGTTTCAATTTTCTGAGGTTCTTGCTGATCATCATCCTGTTTTGGAGTTTCAACTTTCACTTCTACAGGTTTTGGCGAAACTGCTTCAACTGGTTTAGGAGTTTCTTTTACAGCTTCAGGTGCTTTTTCCACAGGTTTTTCCTCTTCTTTTTTGTCTTCTGTTTTCGGTTTGTCTTTTTTCACGGGTCTGTTTCGGGACTCGATCTGAGACAAATCTATTTTATCCAGAACTTTGAATTCCTGTTTTTCAGGAGTTGCTTTTGTTTCAGGAGCAACTTCTTTTTTCTCTTCAGCCACAGGTTCCGGCTTCGGAGCAGGAGTTTCTTCCACTTCAGGTTTTTTAGGCTCTAAGTCTATTTTCCCTAAAATCTTAGTTTCCGGTTTATTAGCTTTAGCTCTTATTACTTCAGGGGTTTTCTTTTCTTCAATTTCCAGTTTTTCTTCCGGAACTTTTGTGATTACCACCTCATGGGAAGCCTTGCGCTGTTCGCCGTCCTTGGCAAACTCAGCCTCCAATGCAGAATATGCCGCTTCTTCTAATTGAGCGTTAGGATTGCTTTCAACCTCAATGCCTTTTGATTGTAAAAATTCTACTAATCTGGACATTGAAATGTTGAATTCCTTAACCGCTTTATTTAATCTAATTTTTGGCATCTATATTATTTACTGTTTTTTAATTCTTAAAATTAAAGTATTTCTTTTTTACTGTTTATTAAAATTTATTTACAAATCTTAATCTTCAAATTCTTCTCTCAGAATACGCTTCACTTCTTCAATGGTTTCCTCTTCAAGATCTACCATATTCAATAAACTCTCAGTTTCTTTATCCAAAACCGATTTTGCCGTAGTAAGACCTACTTTCTTAAATTCATCCAAAATCCATTGTTCGATATCATCATTGAATTCTTTTAGTTCAACATCATCATCTTCGCTGGACTCTCTGTGTACATCGATCTCATAACCTGTCAACCAAGAAGCAAGTCTGATATTCTGGCCTTGTTTTCCGATTACTTTGGAAATCTCTTCAACCGGAGTATACACCAATGCGTATTCCTGTTCTTCGTTAATATCAATTTTATTGATGGTAACATTTCCTAAAGCTCTTTTCACCAAAATCTCAGGGTTTTTCGACCACTGGATCACATCGATGTTTTCATTTCTCAATTCTCTTACCACGCCGTGAATTCTTGATCCTTTCACCCCTACACAAGCTCCTACCGGATCGATTCTGTCGTCGTAAGCATCTACTGCAATTTTTGCCTTTTCACCAGGAATTCTCACTACTTTTTTCAACATAATGGTTCCGTCCTGGATTTCAGGGATTTCCAGCTCTAATAATTTCTCAAGGAATTTAGGTGCAGTTCTGGAAATAATAATCTGCGGTTTTGAACCTTTGAAATCTACTGTTTCTACAATAGCTCTGATGTTTTCTCCTTTTTTAAAGAAATCCGACGGGATCTGATTTTCTTTAGGAAGAATAAATTCATTCCCTTCATCATCAAGCAGAATTACGTGCTTGTGACGGATATGGTGAATCTCTCCTACAACAATCTCTCCGATTCTGTCTTTAAACTGCTCATACAACATAGCATTGTTGTGCTCCTGCAATTTCGTAGCCAAAATCTGCTTCAGGGTAAGAATATTTCTTCTTCCAAGCTGTGCAACAGGAATTTCCATGGTAAAATCTTCGCCTACCTCAAAGGTGGGGTCGATTTTTTTAGCTTCGGAAATTTCTATTTCAAGATCATCATCTTCAGACATTTCGTCTTCCACAATGGTTTTATTTAAAAAGATTTGAAAATCTCCTTTATCAGGATTTACAATCACATCAAAGTGATCATCAGAATCGTATCTCTTTCTTAAAAGAGTTTTCAGTGAATCTTCAATAATTGCCATAAGATCAATCTTACTGATCCCCTTTTCGTCTTTAAAATCACCAAAGGATTCAATCAACGCTATATTGTCCATGTATTCTTTTTTCTTTTAAAATTTAATTGTTACTAATGCTTTTTTAATCTCAGAGTACGGAATTTCCTTCTCTTCCTCCACATCTACTTTACCTTTGCCAATTTCTTTCGGTTTGCGGTATCGCAGGATTAGTGTAATCTTTTCTTCGTCTGCTTTTGCAAGCTCTCCTTCAATTTTTTCAGAGTTATTGAGTAAAACCTCAATCTCTCTTCCAATATTCTTAGCAAACTGTCTGAGACTCGCCAATGGCTCGCTCAAACCTGCGGACATTACCTGAAGGCTAAAATCATGCTCTTCACGATCCATATTGAATTCTATTGCACGGCTTGCATCAAGACAATCCTGCAGAGAAACACCATTATCACCGTCCAAAATCACGGTAATATCATCTCCGGCAGAAATTTTCAGATCGATAAGAAACAGATCTTTTCTGGTTTCCAGAAAATCATTTAATAATTCTTCAATTCTTTTTCTAAATTCCATATGTTATTTAAAATGCTGATTTACCCGTACGAAAAAAGGCTTTCTTCCGAAGGCCTTCCCATGTTTTTCCGTAAATCCACTGCAAATATACGAATATTTATCAAAAATGCAAAATATCTTATTATCAATACAATAAGTTAATTATTATTTAAAATATTACCATGATGGTATTTTTATTACTTTTGTATTAATTTTAAAAATACATTTACTTTGAATATTACTATTGTAGGAACAGGTTATGTAGGATTAGTCACAGGAACGACTTTAGCAGAACTTGGAAATTCAGTATACTGTGTAGATATTGATGAAAAAAAAGTTGAGGGAATGAAAAACGGCGTAGTTCCCATTTATGAGCCGAATCTTGAGGAGATGTTCTTAAGAAATATCCAATCCGAAAGATTATTTTTCACAACCGATTTAAAAGAAGCATTAGACAAAAGCGAAGTGATATACCTTGCTTTGCCAACTCCACCGGGAGAAGACGGATCTGCAGACCTATCTTATGTTCTTAAGGTAGCTTCGGATATCGGGGATATGATGACCAATTATAAAGTCATTGTCAACAAAAGTACCGTTCCTGTTGGTACAGCCGATAAAGTAAGAGAGGTAATTGAATCGAAAACACAAATTCCTTTTGATGTGGTTTCCAATCCGGAATTCCTGAGAGAAGGTTTCGCTGTTGAAGATTCCATGAACCCTTCAAGAGTGGTGGTAGGCTCCAGCTCGGAAAAAGCAAAGGACATTATGGCGAAGATTTATCAGCCTTTTACCAATACGGGAATTCCTATTATATTTATGGATGAAAAATCTTCCGAACTTACAAAGTATGCCGCCAATTCATTTCTTGCCGTAAAAATTACGTTCATGAACGAGATTGCTAACTATTGTGAAAAAGTAGGGGCCGATGTCGACAAAGTTCGTCTGGGAATGGGAAGTGATGACAGGATTGGGCACAGATTCCTGTTTCCGGGAATAGGATATGGCGGAAGCTGTTTTCCTAAAGATGTAAAGGCTTTGATAAAATCAGGTAAAAATGAAGAATTTGATTTTCAAATCCTTGAAGCAACGGAAAAAGTGAATGCCGCCCAGAAAGTAATTCTTGTAGGAGAAATTGAAAAATATTTCGGCGGGAATATCGAAGGAAAAACAATTGCGATGTGGGGACTGGCTTTTAAGGCGAATACTGATGACATCCGCGAGGCTTCTTCGCTTGATAATATTTCTATTTTACTTGAGAAGGGCGCAAAAATCGTTGCATATGATTCCGTTGCGGAAAATAATGTCAGAAAACTTCTGGGAGATAAAATTCAGTTTGCCAAAACCATGTATGAGGCTATTGAAAACGCAGATGCTTTATTTATTGCAACCGAATGGCCTGAATTTAAAAACCCTAATTTTGAACTGATGGCTAAAAAAATGAAAAACAAAGCTGTTTTTGACGGAAGAAATATGTATCCTCTGGAAATTCCGGAGCAGAATGGATTCTATTATAAGAGTATTGGACGTAAAACCATTCAGTAAGATTCAATTTAAAAAAAAATCAAGTTAATGCCACAGCCAAAAGCCAGCGGCGAATAGCACATAAAACATGAAAAATATAATCATTACAGGAGGAGCAGGTTTTATTGGTTCCCACGTTGTAAGAGAATTTGTGAAAAATAATCCGCAAACGACGATTATTAACCTCGATGCGCTCACCTATGCAGGAAATCTTGAAAATTTAAAGGATATTGAAAATGAGCCGAATTACGTTTTCGAGAAGGCAGATATCACAAAACCTGAAGAATTAAGAAAAGTTTTTGAAAAATACAATCCGGATGCTGTTGTACATTTAGCTGCAGAAAGCCATGTAGACAGAAGCATCACGGATCCGATGGCGTTTATCAATACCAATGTAAATGGTACCGCAAATCTTTTAAATTTATGTAAAGAGTTCTGGGCTTTGAATCCTGATCATACCCACGGAAGATTTCCGGATGAAAAAAGAACGAATCTTTTCTATCACATCTCTACCGACGAAGTCTATGGAAGTTTGGGCGAAACCGGATTCTTCTTAGAAACTACTCCATACGATCCGCAGTCTCCATATTCCGCCTCAAAAGCTGCATCCGATCATTTGGTACGAGCCTACGGAAATACGTACGGAATGCCTTTCATTGTATCAAACTGCTCAAATAATTATGGCCCGAATCATTTCCCGGAAAAATTAATTCCTCTTTGTATATCCAATATCATCAATGAAAAACCTTTGCCAATTTATGGTGACGGTAAATATACAAGAGACTGGCTTTTTGTGATTGATCACGCGAAAGCGATCCATCAGATTTTTAATAAGGCTAAAACGGGAGAAACTTACAATATCGGAGGATTCAATGAATGGCAGAATATTGATCTGGTAAAAGAACTTATCAAACAAATGGACGAAAAACTGGGCAGACCGCAAGGCTATTCTGAAAAGCTTATCACATTTGTTAAAGACAGACCCGGACATGATAAAAGGTATGCCATTGATGCAACAAAATTGAATAAAGATCTTGGATGGAAGCCATCGGTAACTTTTGAAGAAGGATTGGCTAAAACCATCGACTGGTATCTTGAAAATAAAGAGTGGCTGGAAAATGTGACAAGCGGAGACTACCAGAAATATTACGAAAAACAATATCATTAAAAACACAATATAATGAAAGGAATTATTTTAGCCGGAGGATCAGGGACAAGACTTTATCCTCTTACGATCGCAGTTAGCAAACAGCTGATGCCAATTTATGATAAACCCATGATCTATTATCCGCTCTCAACTTTATTATTGGCGGGAATAAAGGATATTTTGATCATTACGACTCCTCATGACCAGGAGGGTTTTATCAAACTTTTGGGTGACGGCTCACAAATAGGCTGTAACATCCAATATGTAGTACAGCCAAGTCCGGACGGACTGGCACAGGCATTTATTCTCGGTGACAAGTTTATCGGCGATGATTCCGCCGCATTGGTTTTAGGAGATAATATTTTCTACGGTTCCGAGATGGGGACTTTGCTTAAAAATAAAACCAATCCTGATGGCGGAGTTGTTTTCGCGTATCATGTTTCAGATCCTGAAAGATATGGAGTGGTAGAATTCGATGATGATTTCAAAGCGGTTTCCATTGAAGAAAAACCCCTGAAACCGAAATCCAATTATGCTGTTCCAGGATTGTATTTTTATGATAACGAAGTCGTTGAAATTGCAAAAAACATTCAGCCCTCTGCAAGAGGCGAGCTTGAAATCACAGATGTGAATAATGTATACCTTCAAAAAGGAAAACTTGAAGTAGGTGTGTTAGACAGGGGTACTGCATGGCTTGATACCGGAACTTTCGAATCTCTTAATGATGCATCGGAATTTGTAAGGGTAATTGAAAAAAGACAAGGATTCAAGATCGGATGTATTGAAGAAATAGCATTTAGAAATAAATTCATCAATGAAGAAAAGCTTTTGGAAACGGCTGCAAAATACGGAAAGAGCGGATATGGCGAATACCTTAAACAACTGGTTATCAAATAGATAAATATCCTAAAAAAGAGCTTATATATATTAACTAAAATTACTGCATTACACAACAAATCATGGTAAAGCAGCAATCATATGTAATTTTTTTAACCTAATAATAATTTTTTAAGAATAAATATGCTAGATATAAGAAAATAATATAAATTTGCAATAAACATAACACAAATGAATGAACCACAAACAAAGTGGACCGAAATAATTGAAGCTCGGCATTCTTTGCTCGACTTAAAATTAAAAGAGGTATGGAATTACAAAGATCTCGTTTACATGTTTGTAAAAAGAGATTTCATATCCAGTTTTAAGCAGACAATTTTAGGTCCCATCTGGTTTTTTATAAACCCAATCTTAACCACGATTACTTTCCTTATTGTTTTTGGCAAAATAGCAGGATTATCTACAGACAGTGCTCCGGCATTGTTATTTTATCTTTCCGGAGTTACACTCTGGAATTATTTTTCATCCTGTCTCATTGGCACTTCTTCCACATTCGTAGGAAACGCCGGCATTTTCGGAAAAGTATATTTTCCCAGACTGGTAACGCCAATATCCATTGTTATTTCCAATCTCATGCGCTTCGGGGTACAATTCCTTTTATTCCTGATGGTATGGATCTATTACCTTTTCAAAGGAGAAATTCAGCCGAATATATGGATCGTTGCAACGCCCTTCCTTATTGTTCTCATGGCTTTCTTTGCATTAGGAACAGGAATGATATTTTCTTCTCTTACTACGAAGTACAAAGACCTCAGCATGCTTTTGGTATTTGGAGTAAACCTTTACATGTATGCAACTCCGGTTATTTATCCCACATCATCTCTCCCGGTTTTTTTTAAAAAGCTGGCTTTCTATAATCCATTGACAGGGATTTTTGAGTGTTTTAAATATGCATGGCTGGGAGTTGGAGATTTCTCACCTGTCATGCTTATCGTAAGTTCATTTATTATTCTCTTACTTCTGATTGCAGGAACCCTTATATTCAATAAGGTGGAGAAAACTTTTATGGACACTGTTTAAATAATTTATTAACATTCCCAACACTATTATTATGCTGGTTTTAAAAGCAGAAAATATATCAAAACAATACAGATTAGGACAGGTAGGCACCGGAACACTCTCTCATGACCTTAACCGTATGTGGCACAAAATGAGAGGCAAAGATGATCCTTACCTTAAGATCGGCGAAACCAATAACAGAGCTGAAAAAGGTGAATCCGAATATGTCTGGTCTTTGCAAAACATCAATTTCGAAATTGAGCAGGGTGATGCGGTAGGTATTATCGGGAGAAATGGTGCAGGAAAATCTACCCTTTTAAAATTACTGAGTAAGGTAACAAAACCTACCAGTGGAAAAATATACACCCGTGGAAGGATTGCATCGCTGTTGGAAGTAGGAACAGGATTCCATCCTGAAATGACCGGCCGGGAAAACGTATACCTCAACGGCGCTATTCTTGGAATGACCAGAAAAGAAATCAGTAGAAAATTTGATGAAATTGTAGATTTCTCCGGTGTGGAAAGATACATTGATACTCCGGTAAAAAGATATTCTTCGGGAATGTATGTACGTCTTGCTTTTGCTGTTGCCGCCCATCTTGAATCTGAAATCCTGATTGTAGATGAGGTTTTGGCAGTGGGCGATGCAGAATTCCAGAAAAAATGCCTGGGAAAAATGGGCGATGTTACGAAAGGAGAAGGAAGAACGGTCCTTTTTGTAAGCCATAACATGACGGCCGTAAAAACACTTTGCAGCAATGGAATTTTATTGGAAAAAGGGATGGTAAAATATGCCGGGAATATAGATAAATGTGTAAGCTATTATCTTGGAAATTCTAAAGGAAATGAATATATACAGTCTTTTGACATTGGAACAGAAAATGTGAGAATCAAAAGAATTGAAGTGAAAAATTCCGGTGCCAATGATTCTAAAAATCTATATGAAAATCAGGAAATAGAATTAATAACGGATATTAATGTTTTATCGGAAAATCCTGAAAGGTATCATCTAACTTATGTTTTAAATAACGAACAAACTGAACCCCTTTTTTCTCTTTCTCATTATGAGCAATTTCCGCTAAAACCTGGAGATCAAAAAATAAAATGCACTTTTCCCGCAAAATATTTTCAGTCGGGGAATTATTATTTAAGCTTATATATTATTGAAGATCGTTCGAGAGCAGATTTTATTGAATCTGATATATTCACATTTATTGTTGAAGACGCCCCAAGAGAAATAGGAGCCTGGACAGGGCGTGAGCCGGGATATATTCGTCCGACAGCTCCTGAAAGCGAAAAAAATAACCTGCTCAATAAGTTTTATTCAACACTTAAGGAAATCAACTTTCAACCTGACTTTATTGTTGATATTGGTGCCAACACAGGTACCTGGACAAGGGAAGCCCTGAAATACTTTCCACAATCGTCTTATCTTCTTATAGAACCACAGGAAAGACTTTCTGCACAATTTTCAGACTTGTTGCAAAATCCTAAAATAAAATATTTGCCTGTAGGAGTTGGTGATAAAAATGACGTTTTAAAATTTACAATCGTTGATAGAGATGATAGTTGTTCTTTTATTTATTCTGAAGAAGAAGCAGCTAAAATGGGATATAAGCAAATTGAAGTCCCCATTAAAACTCTTGATTCTATTATTCACGAAAATAATCTAAACTATCCTGACATTGTAAAGATAGACGCTGAAGGGCTTGATCTTGAAGTGATTGACGGATCATCAACTTTATTTGGAAAAACAGAAATTTTTATTGTAGAAGCAGGCATCCAGAATAAAGTTTACAAAAACTCCCTGCTGAGACTTGTTACTAAAATGGATGATGCGGGATATGAACTGTATGATATCACAGATTTAAATAGGCCATTAAAGATTCCTGTTTTGTGGCTTGTAGAGCTTGTTTTTGTTAGAAAAGGAGGAAAAACCTCACAATTCCCATTAAATCTACAGCTATGATTCCCGTAACACAACCTTTCTTGCCTCCTCAGGAAGAATATAAAAAATACTTAACCGGTATCTGGAAAAGAAACTGGCTTACCAACATGGGGCCATTAGCTAGTCAGTTGGAAATGGAACTAAAAGAACACCTGAACATTAATCATCTGTTATTTGTTACCAACGGAACAGTGGCCATACAAATGGCAATAAAAGCTTTGGATTTACAGGGAGAAATTATTACAACCCCATTTTCTTTTGTCGCAACAACCTCATCTATTGTCTGGGAAAACTGCACTCCTGTTTTTGTAGATATTGATCCGAAATCTCTAAATATAGCTGCTTCTAAAATAGAATCGGCAATTACAGAAAAAACATCCGCAATTTTGGCCACTCACGTTTACGGAAATCCATGTGATGTTGAAACAATAGAAAAGATTGCAAAAAAATATAACATGAAAGTAATATATGATGCTGCGCACGCTTTTGGGGTAGAAGTTAATGGAAAATCCGTTTTTGAATATGGTGATATATCGACATGCTCTCTACATGCCACCAAATTATACCATTCTGTAGAGGGAGGTCTGATAACGACAAAAGATCCTGACTTATTAAAAAAACTCGCAATTATGCGCAATTTTGGAATTTCAGGATTTGACAGCTTTTCGGGTTTAGGAATCAATGGAAAGAATTCGGAATTTCATGCTGCTATGGGACTTGCTAATCTAAAATACATTCATGAAATACACGAAAAAAGAAAAGCGCTGGCATCACTTTATGATAAAAAATTAGTTGGATTAAAAGCTGAGAAGCCGGTTTGGCATCCACAGTCTGAGGATAATTTTGCCTATTATCCTATTATTTTAGAAAGTGAGGAATTGCTTCTTAAACTCAAAAGGCAAATGGATACTTTAGAAATTTTTACAAGAAGATATTTTTATCCCAGTTTAGCATCATCACTACCTTATTTACCAAAAGTGGAAATGCCCGTTACGGATGATATTGCCAAAAGAGTTATGTGCCTGCCTTTTTATTATGATCTTACATTTGAAGAGGTGGAACTGATTAGCAGATTAATGTTGAGAATTCAAAACAATTAAGCTATGTTTAATAATATTTTAGTTATATCAGACAATGCTTACCTCTGCAGAAAACTAGAAAATATTTTGACAGAGAAATTAAGTCCTGAACAAAGAGTAAATTTTTCAATTAGTCCGTTTTCTGACATTAATGATTTTAATGAATCAATAAAATCAGAAGTAATGATTTTAGATTTAAAAAAGGAAATTGATATTAACTTTATCATAGAGCATTACGATCTCGTTTTATCCATTCATTGCAAACAGTTTTTCCCCAATATCTTAGTTCAAAAAATTAAATGCATCAATATCCACCCTGGTTATAATCCGATAAATAGAGGCTGGTATCCTCAAGTTTTTTCAATTCAAAACAACCTACCAGTAGGAGCTACAATTCATGAAATTGATGAAGAACTGGATCATGGCCCCATCATTGACCGTGATTTTGTGAAAAAAGAATCATATGATACCTCTGGAAGTTTGTATGATAAGATTCTTGAAAAAGAAATAGACCTTTTTAACAAAAATATTGATTCTATTCTAAATAATACGTACAAGACAATTCTACCCGAAAATGAAGGGAATTTATTTCTTAAAAAAGATTTTAATAAACTCTGTAAGATCGATTTAAAGGAAGAAACTACAGCAGGCAAGTTTATTGACAAACTTAGAGCATTATCTCATAAGAATTTTAAAAATGCCTACTATATTGATCCTGAAAATGGAGAAAAAATTTTCATTTCATTAACTTTTAAAAGGCAGAATGATTAAAATGAATGCGAAAAAAAATTTTTTGGTAAGTGTTGCAATGCCCAACTATGGCCAAGATCAATTTATTTCTCAGGCCATTTTAGGTGTGCTGTCTCAAAAAGCAGAGTTTGAGATAGAACTAATTGTTGCCAATGATTGTTCTCCTGATAACACCGAGGCGATTGTCCAGGAAATCATTCAGAATCACCCGAATGGATCATGGATAAAATATACAAGACATGCAGAAAATAAAGGTGCCATTCCCAACTTTGCTTGGTCAATCTCTCAAGCAAAAGGAAAATATATAGCCATTTGTGAAGGCGACGACTATTGGACAGATCCTTTCAAAATTCAGAAACAAATTGATTTTTTAGAAAATAATGAGGAATACAGCATTATATTTCATAAAGTAAAAGAAATAAATACATCCGGAGATGAAGCAGACGCTATTCTTAAAAGTCCTGATGAAGAGCAAACGTATAATTTGAAACATCTGGCTGCCGGAAACTTTATACATACGCCATCAGTTGTATTTAGGAAAAATTTTGATGAATTACCATCCTGGATTATATATTCACCCTTAGGAGATTATCCATTACATATGCTCAATGCACAATATGGTCTTATAAAATATCTGCCGGAAGAAATGGCCGCATATCGTGTTGGAAACGGAATCTGGAGCAGCCAAAGCCGAGTTCATCAGATCGTAAATACCATGTTTACCGTTAAACTTTTAACCTTACATTTTTTTCATAAAAAAGAAATTTATCATCTTCTTTCTATTCGATATAAGCATTTATTTGAAAGTCTGACAAAACACCTCGACAAACCAATATCTCCGGAAACGGCAGCCTATCGTCTGTCTTTTAAAAAGCTGTTTATAATTATTATCAAAAAAATAAAACATCTTATTAAATAATGTTGTGAATAATCAATTAGTTTCAATATGCGTTCCCACCTACAATGGTGCAAAATTCTTACAGGAAAGTTTAGATTCTGTAAATGCTCAATCTTATAAAAATATTGAAGTAATTATATCAGACGACAATTCTACAGATGAAACATTAGAGATTTGTACAAAATTTAAAGAAAGCACCTTATTTCCGGTACATATTTACAATCATCAACCTCAGGGTATAGGCGCAAACTGGAATCATTGTATTGAAAGAGCAAATGGGATATACATCAAATTCTTATTTCAGGATGATATTTTATACGATACCTGTATTGAGGAAATGATGGAAATTTATAAAGAATACCCCGAAATTGGGTTGGTTGCCTGCAAGAGAGATTTCATTGTTGATGTCAATATGAAATCGGAACAAACTGAAATTTGGATCGAAAAATATAACGATCTACAAATTGATTACGAATTATTCAATGATTCCATTTATTATTTAACGCATGCTGTTTTTGGTAAAAGATCATTTTTAGACTCACATCGAAATAAAATCGGCGAACCGAGCTGTGTTATGTTTCGAAAAGAAATTACTAAAAGTATCGGGCTGTTTGATGTAAGGCTAAAACAGATTTTAGATTATGAATATTGGTACAGAATTCTGAAAAACAAACCTGTTATTGTA
This region includes:
- the nusA gene encoding transcription termination factor NusA: MDNIALIESFGDFKDEKGISKIDLMAIIEDSLKTLLRKRYDSDDHFDVIVNPDKGDFQIFLNKTIVEDEMSEDDDLEIEISEAKKIDPTFEVGEDFTMEIPVAQLGRRNILTLKQILATKLQEHNNAMLYEQFKDRIGEIVVGEIHHIRHKHVILLDDEGNEFILPKENQIPSDFFKKGENIRAIVETVDFKGSKPQIIISRTAPKFLEKLLELEIPEIQDGTIMLKKVVRIPGEKAKIAVDAYDDRIDPVGACVGVKGSRIHGVVRELRNENIDVIQWSKNPEILVKRALGNVTINKIDINEEQEYALVYTPVEEISKVIGKQGQNIRLASWLTGYEIDVHRESSEDDDVELKEFNDDIEQWILDEFKKVGLTTAKSVLDKETESLLNMVDLEEETIEEVKRILREEFED
- the rimP gene encoding ribosome assembly cofactor RimP, whose product is MEFRKRIEELLNDFLETRKDLFLIDLKISAGDDITVILDGDNGVSLQDCLDASRAIEFNMDREEHDFSLQVMSAGLSEPLASLRQFAKNIGREIEVLLNNSEKIEGELAKADEEKITLILRYRKPKEIGKGKVDVEEEKEIPYSEIKKALVTIKF
- a CDS encoding UDP-glucose dehydrogenase family protein encodes the protein MNITIVGTGYVGLVTGTTLAELGNSVYCVDIDEKKVEGMKNGVVPIYEPNLEEMFLRNIQSERLFFTTDLKEALDKSEVIYLALPTPPGEDGSADLSYVLKVASDIGDMMTNYKVIVNKSTVPVGTADKVREVIESKTQIPFDVVSNPEFLREGFAVEDSMNPSRVVVGSSSEKAKDIMAKIYQPFTNTGIPIIFMDEKSSELTKYAANSFLAVKITFMNEIANYCEKVGADVDKVRLGMGSDDRIGHRFLFPGIGYGGSCFPKDVKALIKSGKNEEFDFQILEATEKVNAAQKVILVGEIEKYFGGNIEGKTIAMWGLAFKANTDDIREASSLDNISILLEKGAKIVAYDSVAENNVRKLLGDKIQFAKTMYEAIENADALFIATEWPEFKNPNFELMAKKMKNKAVFDGRNMYPLEIPEQNGFYYKSIGRKTIQ
- the rfbB gene encoding dTDP-glucose 4,6-dehydratase is translated as MKNIIITGGAGFIGSHVVREFVKNNPQTTIINLDALTYAGNLENLKDIENEPNYVFEKADITKPEELRKVFEKYNPDAVVHLAAESHVDRSITDPMAFINTNVNGTANLLNLCKEFWALNPDHTHGRFPDEKRTNLFYHISTDEVYGSLGETGFFLETTPYDPQSPYSASKAASDHLVRAYGNTYGMPFIVSNCSNNYGPNHFPEKLIPLCISNIINEKPLPIYGDGKYTRDWLFVIDHAKAIHQIFNKAKTGETYNIGGFNEWQNIDLVKELIKQMDEKLGRPQGYSEKLITFVKDRPGHDKRYAIDATKLNKDLGWKPSVTFEEGLAKTIDWYLENKEWLENVTSGDYQKYYEKQYH
- the rfbA gene encoding glucose-1-phosphate thymidylyltransferase RfbA, producing the protein MKGIILAGGSGTRLYPLTIAVSKQLMPIYDKPMIYYPLSTLLLAGIKDILIITTPHDQEGFIKLLGDGSQIGCNIQYVVQPSPDGLAQAFILGDKFIGDDSAALVLGDNIFYGSEMGTLLKNKTNPDGGVVFAYHVSDPERYGVVEFDDDFKAVSIEEKPLKPKSNYAVPGLYFYDNEVVEIAKNIQPSARGELEITDVNNVYLQKGKLEVGVLDRGTAWLDTGTFESLNDASEFVRVIEKRQGFKIGCIEEIAFRNKFINEEKLLETAAKYGKSGYGEYLKQLVIK
- a CDS encoding ABC transporter permease encodes the protein MNEPQTKWTEIIEARHSLLDLKLKEVWNYKDLVYMFVKRDFISSFKQTILGPIWFFINPILTTITFLIVFGKIAGLSTDSAPALLFYLSGVTLWNYFSSCLIGTSSTFVGNAGIFGKVYFPRLVTPISIVISNLMRFGVQFLLFLMVWIYYLFKGEIQPNIWIVATPFLIVLMAFFALGTGMIFSSLTTKYKDLSMLLVFGVNLYMYATPVIYPTSSLPVFFKKLAFYNPLTGIFECFKYAWLGVGDFSPVMLIVSSFIILLLLIAGTLIFNKVEKTFMDTV
- a CDS encoding FkbM family methyltransferase, with product MVKYAGNIDKCVSYYLGNSKGNEYIQSFDIGTENVRIKRIEVKNSGANDSKNLYENQEIELITDINVLSENPERYHLTYVLNNEQTEPLFSLSHYEQFPLKPGDQKIKCTFPAKYFQSGNYYLSLYIIEDRSRADFIESDIFTFIVEDAPREIGAWTGREPGYIRPTAPESEKNNLLNKFYSTLKEINFQPDFIVDIGANTGTWTREALKYFPQSSYLLIEPQERLSAQFSDLLQNPKIKYLPVGVGDKNDVLKFTIVDRDDSCSFIYSEEEAAKMGYKQIEVPIKTLDSIIHENNLNYPDIVKIDAEGLDLEVIDGSSTLFGKTEIFIVEAGIQNKVYKNSLLRLVTKMDDAGYELYDITDLNRPLKIPVLWLVELVFVRKGGKTSQFPLNLQL
- a CDS encoding DegT/DnrJ/EryC1/StrS family aminotransferase; the protein is MIPVTQPFLPPQEEYKKYLTGIWKRNWLTNMGPLASQLEMELKEHLNINHLLFVTNGTVAIQMAIKALDLQGEIITTPFSFVATTSSIVWENCTPVFVDIDPKSLNIAASKIESAITEKTSAILATHVYGNPCDVETIEKIAKKYNMKVIYDAAHAFGVEVNGKSVFEYGDISTCSLHATKLYHSVEGGLITTKDPDLLKKLAIMRNFGISGFDSFSGLGINGKNSEFHAAMGLANLKYIHEIHEKRKALASLYDKKLVGLKAEKPVWHPQSEDNFAYYPIILESEELLLKLKRQMDTLEIFTRRYFYPSLASSLPYLPKVEMPVTDDIAKRVMCLPFYYDLTFEEVELISRLMLRIQNN